A part of Amycolatopsis camponoti genomic DNA contains:
- a CDS encoding Fur family transcriptional regulator produces MTDFEAQLRAVSLRVTRPRLAVLTALRDHPHIDTETVIALVRAEHPTVSHQTIYDVLRALTDTGLVRRIQPAGATARYESRVGDNHHHVVCRTCGAIADVECAVGHTPCLTASDDHGFVIDQAEVVYWGTCPDCAADPNIPIIAASEGSR; encoded by the coding sequence ATGACCGACTTCGAGGCGCAGCTGCGGGCGGTCTCGTTGCGGGTGACGCGGCCGAGGCTGGCCGTGCTCACCGCGCTGCGCGACCACCCGCACATCGACACCGAGACGGTGATCGCACTGGTGCGGGCCGAGCACCCGACGGTCTCGCACCAGACGATCTACGACGTCCTGCGGGCCCTCACCGACACCGGCCTGGTGCGGCGCATCCAGCCCGCGGGCGCGACCGCCCGGTACGAGTCCCGGGTCGGGGACAACCACCACCACGTCGTGTGCCGCACCTGCGGTGCGATCGCGGACGTCGAGTGCGCCGTCGGCCACACCCCGTGCCTGACCGCCTCGGACGACCACGGCTTCGTGATCGACCAGGCGGAGGTCGTCTACTGGGGCACGTGCCCCGACTGTGCGGCCGACCCGAACATCCCCATCATTGCCGCCTCGGAAGGAAGTAGATGA
- a CDS encoding acyl-CoA dehydrogenase family protein codes for MTLTDDETRIVALVAEFTDERVRPRVREFEADDIYPAELIEEMKKLGFFGLLAPAEHGGVDVSTACFARVTEELARGWMSLAGAIGGHSVITYLIKTFGTPEQREKYLPAMAEGTIRATMALTEPGGGSDLQAMRTHATPDGDGYSITGSKTWISNAAHSGLIGLLCVTDRDATPAHRGMSVLLVEPGDGLTVSPKLPKLGYRGVEACELVFDGRRVGADAVLGGTPNEGWAQMMRGLEVGRVQVAARAVGVGQAALDDAVKYAQERETFDKPIWQHQSVGNLLADMATKVRAARLLTLDAAAKLDAGVRADMEAGMAKLFASEAAMQVALDAIRVHGGYGYSKEYDVERYFRDAPLMIVGEGTNEIQRTVIAAQLIARHRIPPT; via the coding sequence ATGACGCTCACCGACGACGAGACGCGGATCGTGGCCCTCGTGGCCGAGTTCACCGACGAACGCGTCCGGCCGCGCGTCCGCGAATTCGAGGCCGACGACATCTACCCCGCCGAGCTCATCGAGGAAATGAAGAAGCTCGGCTTCTTCGGCCTCCTCGCCCCCGCCGAGCACGGCGGCGTCGACGTCAGCACGGCGTGCTTCGCCCGGGTCACCGAGGAACTGGCCCGCGGCTGGATGAGCCTGGCCGGCGCCATCGGCGGGCACTCCGTGATCACCTACCTGATCAAGACCTTCGGCACGCCCGAGCAGCGCGAAAAGTACCTGCCCGCCATGGCCGAAGGCACGATCCGGGCGACCATGGCGCTCACTGAACCCGGCGGCGGCAGCGACCTGCAGGCCATGCGCACCCACGCCACCCCCGACGGCGACGGCTACTCGATCACCGGGTCGAAGACCTGGATCTCCAACGCCGCCCACTCCGGGCTCATCGGCCTGCTCTGCGTCACCGACCGCGACGCCACCCCGGCCCACCGCGGCATGAGCGTCCTGCTCGTCGAGCCCGGCGACGGCCTGACCGTCTCCCCCAAGCTGCCCAAGCTCGGCTACCGCGGCGTCGAGGCGTGCGAGCTGGTCTTCGACGGCCGGCGCGTGGGCGCGGACGCGGTGCTGGGCGGCACCCCGAACGAGGGCTGGGCGCAGATGATGCGCGGTCTGGAGGTGGGCCGCGTCCAGGTCGCCGCGCGAGCGGTGGGCGTCGGCCAGGCGGCGCTGGACGACGCCGTGAAGTACGCCCAGGAACGCGAGACGTTCGACAAGCCGATCTGGCAGCACCAGTCCGTCGGCAACCTGCTGGCGGACATGGCCACCAAGGTGCGCGCGGCGCGTCTGCTGACGCTGGACGCCGCCGCGAAGCTCGACGCCGGGGTGCGCGCCGACATGGAGGCGGGGATGGCGAAGCTGTTCGCGTCGGAGGCCGCGATGCAGGTCGCTCTGGACGCGATCCGCGTCCACGGCGGCTACGGCTACTCCAAGGAATACGACGTCGAGCGCTATTTCCGCGACGCGCCGCTGATGATCGTCGGCGAGGGCACCAACGAGATCCAGCGCACCGTCATCGCCGCCCAGCTGATCGCCCGCCACCGGATCCCGCCGACCTGA
- a CDS encoding peptidase inhibitor family I36 protein, with product MANNWTRTAITVAAAASAVSLLGAVPAAAADVTRHCVLNAETGVQHCSTGTQRSLALAEADGDVVQGTFFDGPDYTGNSLTITGPELCKKDGWVNWQFDLGDDWKNKISSVQPWGNCWVWLYPEPNLGGDRDGPFKENTGNVGSFMNDRTQSIGFS from the coding sequence ATGGCGAACAACTGGACCAGAACAGCCATCACGGTCGCGGCCGCCGCTTCGGCCGTTTCGCTGCTCGGCGCCGTTCCCGCGGCCGCCGCGGACGTCACCCGCCACTGCGTGCTGAACGCGGAAACCGGTGTGCAGCACTGTTCCACGGGCACGCAGCGCTCGCTCGCCCTCGCGGAGGCGGACGGCGACGTCGTGCAGGGCACGTTCTTCGACGGGCCCGACTACACCGGGAACTCGCTGACGATCACCGGACCCGAACTGTGCAAGAAGGACGGCTGGGTCAACTGGCAGTTCGACCTGGGCGACGACTGGAAGAACAAGATCTCCTCGGTGCAGCCGTGGGGGAACTGCTGGGTCTGGCTCTACCCGGAGCCGAACCTCGGCGGCGACCGCGACGGCCCGTTCAAGGAGAACACCGGCAACGTCGGGTCGTTCATGAACGACCGCACCCAGTCCATCGGTTTCAGCTGA
- a CDS encoding polysaccharide lyase family 7 protein yields the protein MRLRSLLVLLAVPALAAATALPASAADPTVAPGGNFDLGIWQLQEPVGSPGSPTTISSSRLKGANGFQDSYFYTDTRDGAMTFWAPEKGVTTPNSNYARSELREMNRDGSAANWSLSGSHKLNATLRVVSVTSNVCVGQVHLGTGGSSTKPLLELYYRSSGDIVLGTENSPDGGQTSHTVGHVAVGKTWTYTIGISGGNTIDLTVNGSVTHYSIPSSFKAYKQYFKAGSYNQSSSSSTTKGARVAFYGLTVSHS from the coding sequence ATGCGCTTGCGTTCCCTGCTCGTCCTGCTGGCGGTCCCGGCACTGGCCGCCGCCACCGCTCTCCCCGCATCGGCCGCCGACCCGACCGTCGCCCCGGGCGGCAACTTCGACCTGGGGATCTGGCAGCTGCAGGAGCCGGTCGGCTCCCCCGGCTCGCCGACCACCATCTCGTCGTCCCGGCTCAAGGGCGCGAACGGCTTCCAGGACAGCTACTTCTACACCGACACCCGCGACGGCGCGATGACCTTCTGGGCGCCGGAAAAGGGCGTCACCACCCCGAACTCGAACTACGCGCGGTCCGAGCTGCGCGAGATGAACCGCGACGGCTCGGCCGCGAACTGGTCGCTGAGCGGCTCGCACAAGCTGAACGCGACGCTGCGCGTGGTGTCGGTGACGTCGAACGTGTGCGTCGGCCAGGTCCACCTCGGCACGGGCGGGTCGTCGACGAAACCGTTGCTGGAGCTGTACTACCGGTCCAGCGGCGACATCGTGCTGGGCACGGAGAACTCCCCCGACGGCGGCCAGACGTCGCACACCGTCGGGCACGTGGCCGTCGGCAAGACCTGGACCTACACGATCGGCATCTCGGGCGGCAACACCATCGACCTGACGGTCAACGGCAGTGTCACCCACTACTCGATCCCGTCGTCGTTCAAGGCGTACAAGCAGTACTTCAAGGCGGGCTCGTACAACCAGTCGTCGTCGAGCAGCACGACGAAGGGCGCGCGGGTCGCGTTCTACGGCCTGACCGTTTCGCACAGCTGA
- a CDS encoding alpha/beta hydrolase, with protein MRAFGAVLASAFLLTGAAPALADATWSPSPIAWTTCPDDPDNPGVPDGECGTLRVPLDWDRPHGPSIGLAVARHRATDPAHRLGVLLADAGGPGSSGAEIPLSPGYFGAEIRARFDVVGFDLRGTGRTGYIDCETTPDDPGDEPADRAEFDALRARNRQLVADCRARNLPVFDHADTATNARDLDAVRRALGEDRISFHGASYGTLLGRQYAERYGDHVRAMVLDGVIDHSVDLAHFVGDRAAAVDELFGQFTAWCAATTTCALHGRDVLATWRRAQIAADGMPFPHNWLRDQVYADMRVPDWDDVARVIADTAAGTSPVRAEFTPNYEAVRLAVVCQDFDLRMPTFARYSAMHAEELRRSPIMRGSTIGHGEAAACLGVAGPPANPPHRLSIPLAPRILLVTSRYDPATPYAWAVNAHRQAPANTTLLTYEGSGHGAYRRTPCTLAAVDGYLLTLRTPHHDFSCPAGPPNVRLPA; from the coding sequence GTGCGGGCGTTCGGAGCTGTCCTGGCAAGCGCTTTCCTGCTGACTGGCGCGGCACCCGCCCTCGCGGACGCGACGTGGTCGCCGTCCCCGATCGCCTGGACGACCTGCCCGGACGACCCGGACAACCCCGGCGTTCCCGACGGAGAATGTGGCACGCTCCGGGTGCCGCTCGACTGGGATCGGCCGCACGGGCCGTCGATCGGCCTCGCGGTGGCCCGGCACCGCGCCACCGACCCCGCCCACCGCCTCGGCGTCCTGCTGGCCGACGCCGGCGGCCCCGGCTCGTCCGGTGCGGAGATCCCGTTGTCCCCCGGCTACTTCGGCGCGGAGATCCGGGCGCGGTTCGACGTCGTGGGCTTCGACCTGCGCGGGACCGGCCGCACCGGCTACATCGACTGCGAGACCACGCCCGACGATCCCGGCGACGAGCCCGCCGACCGGGCGGAGTTCGACGCGCTGCGCGCCCGCAACCGGCAGCTGGTCGCCGACTGCCGCGCGCGGAACCTGCCGGTCTTCGACCACGCCGACACCGCCACCAACGCCCGCGACCTGGACGCCGTCCGCCGCGCGCTGGGCGAAGACCGGATCAGCTTCCACGGCGCGTCCTACGGCACGCTGCTGGGCCGGCAGTACGCCGAGCGGTACGGCGACCACGTCCGCGCGATGGTGCTGGACGGCGTCATCGACCACAGCGTCGATCTCGCGCACTTCGTGGGCGACCGGGCCGCCGCCGTGGACGAGCTGTTCGGGCAGTTCACCGCGTGGTGCGCCGCCACCACGACGTGCGCGCTGCACGGGCGGGACGTCCTGGCGACCTGGCGGCGGGCCCAGATCGCCGCCGACGGGATGCCGTTCCCGCACAACTGGTTGCGCGACCAGGTGTACGCGGACATGCGCGTCCCCGACTGGGACGACGTGGCCCGGGTGATCGCCGACACCGCCGCCGGCACGTCGCCGGTGCGAGCCGAGTTCACCCCCAACTACGAGGCGGTCCGCCTTGCCGTCGTCTGCCAGGACTTCGACCTGCGGATGCCGACGTTCGCGCGGTATTCGGCGATGCACGCCGAAGAGCTGCGCCGGTCGCCGATCATGCGCGGCAGCACGATCGGCCACGGTGAAGCCGCCGCGTGCCTCGGCGTCGCCGGCCCGCCCGCGAACCCGCCGCACCGGCTCAGCATCCCCCTGGCCCCGCGGATCCTGCTGGTGACCAGCCGCTACGACCCGGCGACGCCGTACGCCTGGGCCGTGAACGCCCACCGCCAGGCGCCGGCGAACACCACGCTGCTGACCTACGAAGGCTCGGGGCACGGTGCCTACCGGCGCACCCCGTGCACCCTGGCGGCGGTGGACGGCTACCTGCTGACGCTGAGGACACCCCACCACGACTTCAGCTGTCCCGCCGGACCACCGAACGTCCGTCTACCTGCATGA
- a CDS encoding glycoside hydrolase family 3 N-terminal domain-containing protein, translated as MEQPESQAVASPSADGVNRRSLLAGVGGLLAAGGVASALAPAAAADPAARPERNPRVEDLLRKMTLAEKLGQLQLVGTEDLARTSLATGQLGGVFSVVGAAKLNALQKIAVEQTRLRIPLIFGLDVIHGYTTNFPIPLAQGSSFDPGVPAADATVSAKEARRSGIHWTYAPMMDVTHEPRWGRIAEGNGEDPYLASQMAVAKVRGYQGGDYSSPDRLAACAKHFVAYGGAEGGRDYNTVDVSLQRLHNLYLPPFKAAVEAGVATVMASFNTISGVPAHGNGYVLHDVLKGAYGFGGFVVSDYTGVEELILHGLAGDGADAAAAALPAGVDMEMVSTNYVKYGEQLLAQRRITRDQIDDAVRRILLVKVKLGLFERPYVDEAGETKAPSPAALAASRQAAGRCMVLLKNDGPVLPLAKSVGSVAVVGPLGTATYDLNGTWAGLGTGAGTTPPVTVVDGIKAAAPGASVTYTAGCTVDGTDTSGFAAAQQAARAADVTVVVVGETAAMSGEAAARSSIDLPGVQQQLVAAIKETGKPFVVVLVNGRPLTIPYLHDNAPAILEAWAPGVQGGHAVADVLFGTVNPGGKLPVSFPRAVGQVPIYYNHENTGRPADPNNLYTSKYLDLETGPLYEFGYGLSYTTFRVDGLRLSDTRMSSRGGRIQVSARVTNTGGRAGDEVVQLYLRDPVASIVQPVRRLRGFQRVTLEAGGSKTVSFTLTPDDVGFYDNAAKFRVEPGKIEVYVGTSSAATLTASFTVG; from the coding sequence ATGGAACAGCCCGAGAGCCAAGCAGTCGCTTCGCCGTCCGCCGACGGCGTCAACCGGCGAAGCCTGCTCGCCGGAGTCGGCGGTCTCCTGGCCGCCGGGGGAGTCGCTTCCGCGCTCGCCCCGGCCGCGGCGGCGGACCCCGCCGCGCGGCCCGAACGGAACCCGCGGGTCGAAGACCTGCTCCGGAAGATGACCCTCGCCGAGAAGCTCGGGCAGCTCCAGCTGGTCGGCACCGAAGACCTCGCGCGGACGTCGCTCGCGACCGGACAGCTCGGCGGGGTGTTCTCCGTGGTGGGCGCCGCGAAGCTGAACGCGCTGCAGAAGATCGCCGTCGAGCAGACCCGGTTGCGCATCCCGCTGATCTTCGGCCTCGACGTCATCCACGGCTACACCACGAACTTCCCGATCCCGCTGGCCCAGGGGTCGAGCTTCGACCCGGGCGTGCCGGCCGCCGACGCGACGGTGTCGGCGAAGGAAGCGCGGCGCAGCGGCATCCACTGGACCTACGCGCCGATGATGGACGTCACGCACGAGCCGCGCTGGGGGCGCATCGCCGAAGGCAACGGCGAAGACCCTTACCTGGCATCGCAAATGGCCGTGGCCAAGGTCCGCGGTTACCAGGGCGGCGACTACTCGTCCCCGGACCGCCTCGCCGCGTGCGCCAAGCACTTCGTCGCGTACGGCGGCGCGGAAGGCGGCCGCGACTACAACACCGTCGACGTTTCGCTGCAGCGCCTGCACAACCTCTACCTGCCGCCGTTCAAGGCCGCAGTCGAGGCCGGCGTCGCGACCGTGATGGCCAGCTTCAACACGATCAGCGGCGTCCCCGCGCACGGCAACGGCTACGTCCTGCACGACGTCCTCAAAGGCGCGTACGGCTTCGGCGGCTTCGTCGTCAGCGACTACACCGGCGTCGAGGAGCTGATCCTGCACGGGCTGGCCGGCGACGGCGCCGATGCCGCGGCTGCCGCGCTGCCGGCCGGCGTCGACATGGAAATGGTCAGCACCAACTACGTGAAGTACGGGGAGCAGCTGCTGGCCCAGCGGCGGATCACCCGTGACCAGATCGACGACGCCGTCCGCCGCATCCTGCTGGTCAAGGTCAAGCTGGGCCTGTTCGAACGCCCGTACGTCGACGAAGCCGGCGAGACGAAGGCGCCGTCCCCGGCCGCGCTCGCGGCGTCACGGCAGGCCGCCGGGCGGTGCATGGTGCTGCTCAAGAACGACGGGCCGGTGCTGCCGCTGGCCAAGTCGGTCGGCTCGGTGGCCGTGGTCGGCCCGCTGGGCACCGCGACCTACGACCTCAACGGCACCTGGGCGGGCCTGGGCACCGGCGCGGGCACGACCCCGCCGGTGACGGTGGTCGACGGGATCAAGGCCGCGGCGCCCGGGGCGTCGGTGACCTACACCGCGGGCTGCACCGTCGACGGGACCGACACCAGCGGGTTCGCCGCCGCTCAGCAGGCCGCCCGCGCGGCCGACGTCACCGTCGTCGTGGTGGGCGAGACCGCCGCGATGAGCGGGGAAGCGGCCGCACGGAGCAGCATCGACCTCCCCGGCGTGCAGCAGCAGCTCGTCGCGGCGATCAAGGAGACCGGGAAGCCGTTCGTGGTGGTGCTGGTCAACGGCCGGCCGCTGACCATCCCGTACCTGCACGACAACGCGCCCGCGATCCTCGAAGCGTGGGCACCGGGCGTGCAAGGCGGGCACGCGGTCGCGGACGTCCTGTTCGGCACGGTCAACCCGGGTGGCAAGCTGCCGGTGAGCTTCCCGCGCGCGGTCGGCCAGGTCCCGATCTACTACAACCACGAGAACACCGGACGTCCGGCCGACCCGAACAACCTGTACACGTCGAAGTACCTCGACCTGGAGACCGGCCCGCTCTACGAGTTCGGCTACGGCCTTTCGTACACGACGTTCCGGGTCGACGGCCTGCGCCTTTCGGACACCCGGATGTCGTCGCGCGGCGGCCGGATCCAGGTGAGCGCCCGGGTGACCAACACGGGTGGCCGCGCGGGCGACGAGGTCGTCCAGCTGTACCTGCGCGACCCGGTCGCGAGCATCGTGCAGCCCGTCCGGCGGCTGCGCGGCTTCCAGCGGGTCACTCTGGAGGCGGGTGGGTCGAAGACGGTCTCGTTCACCCTGACCCCGGACGACGTCGGCTTCTACGACAACGCCGCGAAGTTCCGCGTCGAGCCGGGGAAGATCGAGGTCTACGTCGGCACCAGCTCGGCCGCCACGCTGACCGCGAGCTTCACCGTGGGTTGA
- a CDS encoding class I SAM-dependent methyltransferase, whose translation MVKTGLKQRMIGQFHRPHGVGGRIAGWVMAHRASNRRRNVWVVELLDVRPEDRVLEVGFGPGIALGELAARATRGRVYGVDHSAVMVGRAAKRTRAAAGRIELIHASVDRLPSFGEPLDAVLAVNSSGFWPDPPQRLRELRGLLRPGGRIALASQPRCPGANRDTTARAAGELRELLTQAGFTGLRVETLDLDPPVACVLGLNPR comes from the coding sequence ATGGTGAAGACCGGGCTCAAGCAACGGATGATCGGGCAGTTCCACCGCCCCCACGGCGTCGGCGGACGGATCGCCGGCTGGGTGATGGCCCACCGGGCCTCGAACCGGCGGCGGAACGTCTGGGTGGTGGAACTGCTGGACGTCCGGCCCGAGGACCGGGTGCTCGAAGTCGGCTTCGGGCCCGGGATCGCCCTCGGCGAACTGGCCGCGCGTGCCACCCGGGGCCGCGTCTACGGCGTCGACCACTCCGCGGTCATGGTCGGGCGCGCGGCCAAGCGCACCCGGGCCGCGGCCGGCCGGATCGAGCTGATCCACGCCTCGGTGGACCGGCTGCCGTCGTTCGGCGAGCCGCTCGACGCCGTCCTGGCCGTGAACTCGTCCGGCTTCTGGCCCGATCCGCCGCAGCGGCTGCGCGAGCTGCGTGGCCTGTTGCGTCCCGGCGGGCGCATCGCGCTCGCGTCCCAGCCGCGGTGCCCCGGCGCGAACCGGGACACCACGGCCAGGGCCGCGGGCGAGCTCCGGGAGCTGCTCACCCAGGCGGGGTTCACCGGCCTGCGGGTCGAGACGCTCGACCTCGATCCGCCGGTGGCCTGCGTCCTCGGCCTCAACCCACGGTGA
- a CDS encoding MerR family transcriptional regulator, translating into MSEELLTIGELAHRTGVATSALRYWEEQGLLPAPARVAGQRRYPLSAVELVGEILIFREVGFSLRELKTLMDLRTSAAPGWRELHERKLAELDRRIARAQAARTAIAHGLACPREDVHDCPNFRRGVAARLAGASLEEAHSH; encoded by the coding sequence ATGTCCGAGGAGCTGCTGACGATCGGCGAGCTGGCCCACCGCACCGGCGTGGCCACCTCGGCCCTGCGGTACTGGGAAGAGCAGGGGCTGCTCCCGGCGCCCGCCCGGGTCGCGGGCCAGCGGCGTTACCCGCTTTCGGCCGTCGAGCTGGTCGGCGAGATCCTGATCTTCCGCGAGGTCGGCTTCAGCCTGCGCGAGCTGAAGACGCTCATGGACCTGCGCACGTCGGCCGCGCCCGGCTGGCGCGAGCTGCACGAACGCAAGCTCGCCGAGCTCGACCGCCGGATCGCCCGGGCCCAGGCCGCCCGCACGGCGATCGCGCACGGCCTGGCCTGCCCGCGCGAGGACGTCCACGACTGCCCGAACTTCCGGCGCGGGGTCGCGGCCCGCCTGGCCGGAGCCTCCCTGGAAGAAGCCCACTCGCACTGA
- the mftD gene encoding pre-mycofactocin synthase MftD (MftD, an enzyme found in the mycofactocin biosynthesis locus, performs an oxidative deamination of 3-amino-5-[(p-hydroxyphenyl)methyl]-4,4-dimethyl-2-pyrrolidinone (AHDP). The resulting compound, now called pre-mycofactocin (PMFT), is a biologically active redox cofactor that can oxidize the non-exchangeable NADH of TIGR03971 family SDR-type oxidoreductases.) yields the protein MTDTWFESIAEAQRRAKKRLPASVYSALIAGSEKGLTLKDNLDAFDELTFAPRTAGHSGERALGTTVLGREIALPVVISPTGVQAVHPDGEVAVARAAAARGTAIGLSSFAGKPIEEVVAANPDTFFQIYWTGSRDDILARVDRARRAGAVGLILTLDWSFSHSRDWGSPHIPEKLTFRELLRFAPEGLTRPRWLLDYARTRRLPDLSVPNMAEPGTPVPTFFGAYGQWMQTPPPSWDDVRWLREQWDGPFLLKGVIRVDEARRAVDAGVSAISVSNHGGNNLDGTPATIRALPAIADAVGDQVEVLLDGGIRRGSDVVKALALGARAVLIGRAYLWGLAANGQAGVENVLDVLRNGIDSTLLALGHRSVHDLGRDDVRIPETFTRALGADAPATVR from the coding sequence ATGACCGACACCTGGTTCGAATCCATCGCCGAAGCCCAGCGGCGCGCGAAGAAGCGCCTGCCCGCGTCCGTCTACTCCGCGCTGATCGCCGGCTCCGAGAAAGGCTTGACGCTCAAGGACAACCTCGACGCGTTCGACGAGCTGACCTTCGCGCCGCGCACCGCCGGGCACTCCGGCGAACGCGCGCTCGGCACCACCGTGCTCGGCCGGGAGATCGCGCTGCCGGTGGTCATCTCCCCCACCGGTGTGCAGGCCGTGCACCCGGACGGCGAGGTCGCCGTCGCCCGGGCCGCCGCCGCGCGCGGCACCGCGATCGGCCTGAGCTCCTTCGCCGGCAAGCCGATCGAAGAGGTCGTCGCCGCCAACCCGGACACGTTCTTCCAGATCTACTGGACCGGCAGCCGTGACGACATCCTCGCCCGGGTGGACCGTGCCCGGCGCGCCGGGGCGGTGGGGCTCATCCTCACGCTCGACTGGTCGTTCTCCCACAGCCGCGACTGGGGCAGCCCGCACATCCCCGAGAAGCTCACCTTCCGCGAGCTGCTGCGGTTCGCGCCCGAAGGCCTGACCCGCCCGCGCTGGCTCCTGGACTACGCGCGCACCCGCCGCCTGCCCGACCTCAGCGTGCCGAACATGGCCGAGCCCGGCACGCCGGTCCCCACGTTCTTCGGCGCGTACGGCCAGTGGATGCAGACACCGCCGCCGTCGTGGGACGACGTCCGGTGGCTGCGTGAGCAGTGGGACGGGCCGTTCCTCCTCAAGGGCGTCATCCGCGTCGACGAAGCCCGGCGCGCGGTCGACGCGGGCGTCAGCGCGATCTCGGTGTCGAACCACGGCGGCAACAACCTCGACGGCACCCCGGCGACGATCCGGGCGCTCCCGGCGATCGCGGACGCGGTCGGCGACCAGGTGGAAGTCCTGCTCGACGGCGGTATCCGGCGCGGCAGCGACGTCGTCAAGGCGCTCGCCCTCGGCGCACGGGCCGTCCTCATCGGACGCGCGTACCTCTGGGGCCTGGCGGCGAACGGCCAGGCCGGCGTGGAGAACGTCCTCGACGTGCTGCGCAACGGCATCGACTCGACGCTGCTGGCGCTCGGCCACCGCAGCGTCCACGACCTCGGCCGCGACGACGTCCGGATCCCGGAGACGTTCACCCGCGCGCTGGGCGCCGACGCCCCGGCCACTGTCCGCTGA